Proteins encoded by one window of Collimonas fungivorans:
- the rmuC gene encoding DNA recombination protein RmuC, with product MTSTELLILLAAVVIIVLQIVAILRSARGADPAQQLTQLQNDLQRHQQELGERQQRDLRGEVQSSAQNMRQEIGSNFGQLQQTLAAQMTSVATLQNNQIDTFAQQLVKLTETNAQQLDGMRLAMNQQAQTSREEQAQSLKRFGDTLNQTLAALTESNAQRMAEVRATLEAKIKDLQNDNGLRLEEMRKTVDEKLHATLEQRLGESFKIVSDRLEKVHQGLGEMQQLAIGVGDLKRVLTNVKTRGTWGEVQLEMLLEQVLTPEQYAKNVETVPGSGERVEFAIKLPGNDDGGTPVWMPIDAKFPKEQYERLAEAADRADAEGVAVASRELERAVRGEAKTIAEKYLSPPLTTDFAILFLPTEGLYAEVMRRPGLADELQRVHRISIAGPSTLSALLNSLQMGFRTLALEKRSSEVWQVLGAVKTEFGKFGDVLAATKLTLERAAKNIDQAEVRSRQMARKLKSVEALPSDAAQLLLGKDPELTPDDES from the coding sequence ATGACATCAACCGAACTGCTCATCCTGCTTGCCGCCGTCGTCATTATCGTGCTGCAGATCGTCGCCATCCTGCGCAGCGCGCGCGGCGCCGATCCGGCGCAACAGCTGACGCAACTGCAAAACGATCTGCAGCGCCATCAGCAAGAACTTGGCGAACGCCAGCAGCGCGACCTGCGTGGCGAAGTGCAGAGCAGCGCGCAAAACATGCGGCAGGAAATCGGCAGCAACTTCGGCCAGCTGCAGCAGACGCTGGCGGCGCAGATGACCAGCGTCGCCACCTTGCAGAACAACCAGATCGACACCTTCGCCCAGCAGCTGGTCAAGCTTACCGAAACCAACGCCCAGCAGCTCGACGGCATGCGGCTGGCGATGAACCAGCAGGCGCAGACCAGCCGCGAAGAACAGGCGCAATCGCTCAAGCGCTTCGGCGACACCCTCAACCAGACGCTGGCGGCGCTGACCGAATCGAATGCGCAGCGCATGGCGGAAGTGCGCGCCACGCTGGAAGCGAAAATCAAGGACCTGCAGAACGACAATGGCCTGCGCCTGGAAGAAATGCGCAAGACCGTGGACGAGAAACTGCATGCAACGCTGGAACAGCGCCTGGGCGAATCGTTCAAGATCGTCTCCGACCGCCTGGAAAAAGTCCACCAGGGCCTGGGCGAGATGCAGCAGCTGGCAATCGGCGTCGGCGACCTCAAGCGGGTGCTGACCAACGTCAAGACGCGCGGCACCTGGGGCGAAGTGCAGCTGGAAATGCTGCTGGAGCAGGTGCTGACGCCGGAACAATATGCGAAGAACGTGGAAACCGTTCCCGGCAGCGGCGAGCGGGTCGAGTTCGCCATCAAGCTGCCCGGCAACGACGACGGCGGCACGCCAGTGTGGATGCCGATCGACGCCAAGTTCCCGAAAGAACAATACGAACGCCTGGCCGAAGCCGCCGACCGCGCCGATGCCGAAGGCGTGGCCGTAGCTTCGCGCGAACTGGAACGCGCGGTGCGCGGCGAAGCCAAGACCATTGCCGAGAAATACCTGTCGCCGCCGCTGACTACCGATTTCGCCATCCTGTTCCTGCCGACCGAAGGCCTGTACGCCGAAGTCATGCGCCGTCCCGGCCTGGCCGACGAATTGCAGCGCGTGCACCGCATCAGCATCGCCGGACCGTCGACCTTGTCGGCCTTGTTGAACAGCCTGCAGATGGGATTCAGGACGCTGGCGCTAGAGAAGCGTTCATCCGAAGTATGGCAAGTGCTGGGTGCGGTAAAGACCGAATTCGGCAAGTTCGGCGACGTGCTGGCAGCCACCAAGCTGACCCTGGAACGGGCCGCCAAGAATATCGACCAGGCCGAAGTGCGCAGCCGCCAGATGGCGCGCAAGCTGAAATCGGTGGAGGCCCTGCCGAGCGACGCGGCGCAGCTGTTGCTGGGTAAAGATCCGGAACTGACGCCGGACGACGAAAGCTGA
- a CDS encoding DUF4126 domain-containing protein has protein sequence MIDTLSSAALAGGLSWASGIRLYMALFIAGWFGRLGWIDLPQALQVLESPWVIGVTGLLAAIEFLVDKIPGLDSVWDAVHTFIRIPAGAILAVAAMGHMDPAWTTIAALIGGTFALGAHATKAGSRAMINTTPEPLSNWTASFSEDATVLGGLWAAFFHPWLLFAFLFLFFLFAIWLLPKLWRGLRWVFQRLAT, from the coding sequence ATGATCGATACACTATCTAGCGCTGCGCTTGCCGGCGGTTTGTCCTGGGCCAGCGGCATCCGCCTGTACATGGCGCTGTTCATCGCCGGCTGGTTCGGCCGCCTGGGCTGGATCGATCTGCCGCAGGCGCTGCAGGTGCTGGAATCGCCCTGGGTAATCGGCGTCACCGGTTTGCTGGCGGCCATCGAATTCCTGGTGGACAAGATTCCCGGCCTCGATTCGGTCTGGGATGCAGTCCATACCTTTATCCGGATTCCGGCCGGCGCCATCTTGGCGGTGGCCGCCATGGGCCACATGGATCCTGCATGGACCACGATCGCGGCGCTGATCGGCGGCACGTTTGCGCTGGGTGCCCATGCCACCAAGGCAGGCAGCCGGGCCATGATCAACACCACGCCAGAACCGCTGAGCAACTGGACCGCCTCGTTCTCGGAAGACGCGACCGTGCTGGGCGGCCTGTGGGCGGCTTTTTTCCATCCTTGGCTGCTGTTTGCCTTCCTGTTCCTGTTTTTCCTGTTTGCGATCTGGCTGCTGCCTAAACTGTGGCGTGGCCTGCGCTGGGTTTTCCAAAGGCTTGCTACATGA
- a CDS encoding O-acetylhomoserine aminocarboxypropyltransferase, whose amino-acid sequence MSAPHYPGFDTLSLHAGSVPDPATGARATPIYLTSAFVFKDSDHAASLFNMERAGHVYSRISNPTNAVLEERIAALEGGVAGIAVASGQAAMHLGLATIAGAGSHIVASRALYGGSHNLLSYTMKRFGIETTFVDPNDLDAWRAAIRPNTKVLFGETLGNPGLDVLDIPRISALAHEHYLPLMVDATFTTPYLLKPFEHGADLVFHSATKFLCGHGTAVGGLLVDGGTFDWQQAYDKTGRFGELCEPYEGFHGMVFSEESTVAPFSLRARREGLRDFGAVMSPHNAFAILQGIETLALRMEKHVSNTRKVVEFLAAHAAVESVAYPELPSHPGHALSKTLLPKGCGAVFSFNLKGDRAAGQRMVESLKIFSHLANVGDAKSLVIHPASTTHFRVPSEQLAASGITEGTLRLSVGLENVEDLIEDLAYGLKMSQRTERKGK is encoded by the coding sequence ATGAGCGCCCCCCACTATCCCGGCTTCGACACCTTGTCGCTGCACGCCGGCAGCGTACCCGATCCAGCCACCGGCGCCCGCGCCACGCCGATTTACCTGACCTCGGCGTTTGTCTTCAAGGATTCCGACCACGCCGCCTCGCTGTTCAACATGGAACGCGCCGGCCATGTATATTCGCGCATTTCGAATCCGACCAACGCCGTGCTGGAAGAACGCATCGCGGCGCTGGAAGGCGGCGTCGCCGGGATTGCCGTCGCCAGCGGCCAGGCCGCCATGCACCTGGGACTGGCCACCATCGCCGGCGCCGGTTCGCATATCGTGGCCTCGCGCGCCTTATATGGCGGTTCGCACAACCTGCTGTCGTACACCATGAAGCGTTTCGGCATCGAAACCACCTTCGTCGATCCGAACGACCTCGATGCCTGGCGCGCGGCGATCCGGCCCAACACCAAAGTCCTGTTCGGCGAAACCCTCGGCAATCCGGGGCTGGACGTGCTGGACATCCCGCGCATCTCGGCCCTGGCGCACGAACATTACCTGCCGCTGATGGTCGACGCCACGTTTACCACGCCGTACCTGCTGAAACCGTTCGAACACGGTGCCGACCTGGTGTTCCACTCCGCCACCAAGTTCCTGTGCGGCCACGGCACCGCGGTCGGCGGCCTGCTGGTGGACGGCGGCACTTTCGACTGGCAGCAGGCGTACGACAAAACCGGCCGCTTCGGCGAATTGTGCGAACCGTATGAAGGCTTCCACGGCATGGTGTTTTCCGAGGAATCGACGGTGGCGCCGTTTTCGCTGCGCGCGCGGCGCGAAGGCTTGCGCGATTTCGGCGCGGTGATGAGTCCGCACAACGCGTTCGCCATCCTGCAAGGGATAGAGACGCTGGCGCTGCGCATGGAAAAACATGTGAGCAACACCCGCAAGGTGGTCGAATTCCTGGCGGCGCACGCCGCGGTCGAATCGGTGGCTTATCCTGAACTGCCGTCGCATCCCGGCCATGCACTGAGCAAGACGCTGCTGCCCAAAGGCTGCGGCGCGGTATTCTCGTTCAACCTCAAGGGCGACCGCGCCGCCGGCCAGCGCATGGTGGAGTCGCTGAAGATTTTTTCCCACCTGGCCAATGTCGGCGACGCCAAGTCGCTGGTCATCCATCCGGCCTCGACCACCCATTTCCGGGTGCCGAGCGAACAGCTGGCCGCCTCCGGCATTACCGAAGGCACGCTGCGGCTGTCGGTCGGCCTGGAGAACGTCGAAGACCTGATCGAAGACCTGGCTTACGGCCTCAAGATGTCGCAGCGCACTGAACGCAAGGGGAAATGA
- a CDS encoding CBS domain-containing protein has protein sequence MKVSEILKVKGNILYTVTPETPLIEAVNTMAEKDIGSLVVMEFGTLVGMLTFREVMNAIHQNGGAVGSNTVRKHMDDSPITVTPDTEVNEVRRIMLERHARYVPIMDARTLLGVMSFYDVAKAVLDAQGFENKMLKAYIRDWPSNADE, from the coding sequence ATGAAAGTTTCTGAGATCCTCAAAGTCAAAGGCAATATTCTTTACACCGTGACGCCGGAAACGCCGTTGATCGAGGCTGTCAACACGATGGCGGAAAAGGATATCGGTTCGCTGGTGGTGATGGAGTTCGGGACGCTGGTAGGCATGCTGACCTTCCGCGAAGTGATGAATGCGATCCACCAGAACGGCGGCGCGGTCGGCAGCAACACGGTGCGCAAGCACATGGATGACAGCCCGATCACCGTCACGCCCGATACCGAAGTCAACGAAGTGCGCCGCATCATGCTGGAACGCCACGCGCGTTATGTGCCGATCATGGACGCCCGCACCTTGCTGGGCGTGATGTCGTTCTACGACGTGGCCAAGGCGGTGCTGGACGCCCAGGGTTTTGAAAACAAGATGCTGAAGGCCTATATCCGCGACTGGCCGTCCAACGCCGACGAATAG
- the aroC gene encoding chorismate synthase: MPGNTFGSLFSVTNFGESHGPAIGCVVDGCPPGLELSEADIQPDLDRRKPGTSRHVTQRQEPDTVEILSGVYEGKTTGTPIMLLIRNQDQRSKDYGNIVDTFRPGHADYTYWQKYGIRDPRGGGRSSARLTAPMVGAAAIAKKWLLQQYGTTFKGCMSQLGEIPVVFESWEHVPNNPFFAANASQIAELEAYMDALRKDGDSCGARIDIVASGVPVGLGEPLYDKLDAEIGYAMMGINAVKGVEIGAGFASVAQKGSQHGDEITRHGFLTNNAGGILGGISSGQDITVSIAIKPTSSIRTPRQSIDKQGNPATVETFGRHDPCVGIRATPIAEAMLALVLMDHALRHRAQCGDVQVAPLVDS, from the coding sequence ATGCCCGGCAATACCTTCGGCAGTCTGTTTAGCGTCACCAATTTCGGCGAATCCCACGGCCCGGCCATCGGCTGCGTGGTGGATGGCTGCCCGCCGGGCCTGGAACTGTCCGAAGCCGATATCCAGCCCGACCTCGACCGCCGCAAGCCGGGCACTTCGCGCCATGTGACCCAGCGCCAGGAACCGGATACGGTAGAAATCCTGTCCGGCGTCTACGAGGGCAAGACCACCGGTACCCCGATCATGCTGCTGATCCGCAACCAGGACCAGCGCAGCAAGGATTACGGCAATATCGTCGATACCTTCCGTCCCGGCCATGCCGACTATACCTACTGGCAGAAATACGGCATCCGCGATCCGCGCGGCGGCGGCCGATCGTCGGCGCGCCTGACGGCGCCCATGGTCGGCGCCGCGGCGATCGCCAAGAAGTGGCTGCTGCAGCAATACGGCACTACTTTCAAGGGCTGCATGAGCCAGCTGGGCGAAATCCCGGTCGTGTTCGAATCCTGGGAGCATGTGCCCAACAACCCTTTTTTTGCCGCCAACGCCAGCCAGATCGCCGAACTTGAGGCGTATATGGACGCCTTGCGCAAGGATGGCGACTCCTGCGGCGCGCGCATCGATATCGTCGCCTCCGGGGTGCCGGTCGGCCTGGGCGAGCCTTTGTACGACAAGCTGGACGCCGAGATCGGCTACGCCATGATGGGCATCAACGCCGTCAAGGGCGTGGAAATCGGCGCCGGTTTTGCCTCGGTGGCGCAAAAAGGATCGCAGCATGGCGATGAAATCACCCGCCACGGCTTCCTGACCAACAATGCCGGCGGCATCCTGGGCGGCATTTCCAGCGGCCAGGACATCACCGTATCGATCGCCATCAAGCCGACTTCCAGCATCCGCACTCCGCGCCAGTCGATCGACAAGCAGGGCAATCCGGCCACGGTCGAGACTTTCGGCCGCCACGATCCCTGCGTCGGCATCCGCGCCACGCCTATCGCCGAGGCCATGCTGGCGCTGGTGCTGATGGACCACGCCTTGCGCCACCGCGCCCAATGCGGCGACGTGCAGGTTGCGCCGCTGGTCGATTCGTAG
- a CDS encoding nucleoside hydrolase, translated as MTKHILEDAAMARRNFLTHGGKLLTGGLLLSALPMGSALAATAAPVPLIIDTDPGADDVIALLLALSARDKLDVRALTTVAGNVQLNYTSRNARMVREWANRPDVPVYAGCARPMLRAPIYAAEVHGTEGVTGVKVFEPKQPLAKGNAVQYLIDTLTAAKPQSMTIVTLGPQTNLAMALIENPGIKQGIKEIVMMGGAHFNGGNITPAAEFNVFADPHASDVVFKSGLPITVIPLDVTHKMLTSPERIDRLRKIGNQAGKIAADILDAYVEHDIKQYGLPGGPVHDATTIGYLLRPDLFKGRMANVEVDTREGLTFGATVVDYYRSTKRPENARWITEGDTQGFFDLLTAQLAKLP; from the coding sequence ATGACCAAACACATACTGGAGGACGCCGCCATGGCTCGCCGCAATTTCCTGACCCACGGCGGCAAGCTGCTGACCGGCGGCCTGTTGCTGAGTGCTTTACCGATGGGTTCGGCGCTGGCGGCCACGGCCGCCCCCGTGCCGCTGATCATCGATACCGATCCCGGCGCCGACGATGTGATCGCCTTGTTGCTGGCCTTGTCGGCGCGCGACAAGCTGGATGTGCGGGCGCTGACCACGGTAGCCGGCAACGTGCAGCTCAACTACACCTCGCGCAATGCGCGCATGGTGCGCGAATGGGCCAACCGGCCGGATGTGCCGGTGTATGCCGGCTGCGCCCGTCCGATGCTGCGGGCGCCCATCTATGCCGCCGAAGTGCACGGTACCGAAGGCGTCACCGGCGTCAAGGTATTCGAACCGAAACAGCCGCTGGCCAAAGGCAATGCGGTGCAATACCTGATCGACACCCTGACCGCGGCAAAACCGCAAAGCATGACCATCGTGACGCTCGGGCCGCAAACCAACCTGGCCATGGCGCTGATCGAAAATCCCGGGATCAAGCAGGGCATCAAGGAAATCGTGATGATGGGCGGCGCCCATTTCAACGGCGGCAATATCACGCCGGCGGCGGAATTCAATGTGTTCGCCGATCCGCATGCCAGCGATGTGGTGTTCAAGAGCGGCCTGCCGATCACCGTGATCCCGCTGGACGTGACGCACAAGATGCTGACCAGCCCGGAGCGCATAGACCGCTTGCGCAAGATCGGCAACCAGGCCGGCAAGATCGCCGCCGACATCCTCGACGCCTATGTCGAACACGACATCAAGCAATACGGTTTGCCCGGCGGCCCGGTGCATGACGCCACCACCATCGGCTACCTGCTGCGGCCGGACCTGTTCAAGGGGCGCATGGCCAATGTCGAGGTCGATACCCGCGAAGGGCTGACTTTCGGCGCCACCGTGGTCGATTATTACCGTTCCACCAAGCGCCCGGAAAACGCGCGCTGGATTACGGAAGGCGATACCCAGGGCTTCTTCGACCTGCTGACAGCGCAGCTGGCGAAACTGCCCTGA
- a CDS encoding group II truncated hemoglobin: MIGGAGKLRELVDRFYDLMDLEPQFSVIRALHPTTLDGSRDKFYWFLSGWSGGPDLYMERFGHPRLRARHLPYAIATPERDQWLRCMALAMQDVGMEERLQEHLLTSFFQTADWMRNKADAQS; this comes from the coding sequence ATGATAGGCGGCGCCGGCAAGCTGCGCGAACTGGTCGACCGCTTCTACGACCTGATGGACCTGGAGCCGCAATTTTCCGTGATCCGGGCCCTGCATCCGACCACGCTCGACGGTTCGCGCGACAAGTTCTACTGGTTCCTGAGCGGCTGGAGCGGCGGTCCCGATTTGTACATGGAACGTTTCGGCCATCCGCGCCTGCGCGCCCGTCATTTGCCGTATGCGATCGCGACGCCGGAACGCGACCAGTGGCTGCGCTGCATGGCGCTGGCGATGCAGGATGTCGGCATGGAGGAAAGGCTGCAGGAGCATTTGCTGACGTCCTTCTTCCAGACCGCCGACTGGATGCGCAACAAGGCAGACGCCCAGTCGTGA
- a CDS encoding MFS transporter, protein MSKSSQFSLLRQRRFAPFFWTQFFGAFNDNVFKTALLTILTYEALSWTSMDVSLLNNLIPGLFILPFVVFSATAGQLADKFEKSRLARYVKVLEIVIMAIAAAGWMTHTLWLLILAVVGMGIHSTIFGPVKYAYLPQQLRQDELVGGNGIIEMGTFVGILLGEVLGAVLVVHKPWGIELVAGGTVAIAIVGWLFSRGIPLTPAAEPELKINWNPVTETVRNLGFSRKNRPVFLAMLANSWFWFYGAIVLAQFPLYAKNYLHGDHSVFVLLLTVFSLGVGAGSLLCERLSGHKVEIGLVPFGAIGLSVFGLDLFLASIGYTNTTAVDMAGFVQQHGSWRILFDCVMIGLFGGLYIVPLFAVIQTRCDRRHLSRTIAGMNIMNALFMVVAALVAMVLLQSGFTIPQIFLVTAILNALVALYIFTVVPEYLVRFVAWILIHTIHRVHTVNRDRIPDEGAAVLVCNHVSYVDAIVIMAASPRPIRFVMDHRIFKIPVLAWLFKTAKAIPIAPAKENPELMERAFDQIAAALEDGDLVCIFPEGKLTSTGEMNEFRGGIKKIVERTPVPVIPMALSGLWGSMWTRSAGNPFQRSFKRGPLSALQLAVGDAVVPEQATPEYLQQQVQALRGAWQ, encoded by the coding sequence ATGTCCAAATCCAGCCAATTTTCCCTGCTGCGCCAGCGCCGTTTCGCTCCTTTCTTCTGGACCCAGTTTTTCGGCGCCTTCAACGACAATGTCTTCAAGACCGCCTTGCTGACGATCCTGACTTATGAAGCGCTGAGCTGGACCAGCATGGACGTCAGCCTGCTGAACAACCTGATTCCGGGCCTGTTCATCCTGCCGTTCGTGGTGTTTTCCGCGACCGCCGGCCAGCTCGCCGACAAGTTCGAGAAATCGCGCCTGGCGCGCTACGTCAAGGTGCTGGAAATCGTCATCATGGCGATCGCTGCCGCCGGCTGGATGACGCATACCTTGTGGCTGCTGATCCTGGCGGTGGTCGGCATGGGCATCCATTCGACCATCTTCGGGCCGGTCAAGTACGCCTACCTGCCGCAGCAGCTGCGCCAGGACGAGCTGGTCGGCGGCAACGGCATCATCGAGATGGGAACTTTCGTCGGCATCCTGCTGGGCGAAGTGCTGGGCGCGGTACTGGTGGTGCACAAGCCATGGGGCATCGAACTGGTGGCCGGCGGCACGGTGGCGATTGCGATTGTAGGCTGGCTGTTCAGCCGCGGCATCCCGCTGACGCCGGCTGCGGAGCCGGAGCTCAAGATCAACTGGAATCCGGTTACCGAAACCGTGCGCAACCTGGGGTTTTCCCGCAAGAACCGGCCGGTATTCCTGGCCATGCTGGCCAATTCCTGGTTCTGGTTCTACGGCGCCATTGTGCTGGCGCAGTTTCCCTTGTATGCAAAAAACTACCTGCATGGCGACCACAGCGTTTTTGTGCTGCTGCTGACGGTGTTCTCGCTCGGCGTCGGCGCCGGCTCGCTGTTGTGCGAGCGCCTGTCGGGCCACAAGGTGGAAATCGGCCTGGTGCCGTTTGGCGCGATCGGCTTGTCGGTGTTCGGCCTCGACCTGTTCCTTGCCAGCATCGGCTATACCAACACTACGGCGGTCGACATGGCCGGTTTCGTGCAGCAGCACGGCAGCTGGCGCATCCTGTTCGACTGCGTGATGATCGGCCTGTTCGGCGGCCTGTACATCGTGCCGCTGTTCGCGGTGATCCAGACCCGCTGCGACCGCCGGCACCTGTCGCGCACCATCGCCGGCATGAATATCATGAACGCCTTGTTCATGGTGGTGGCGGCGCTGGTGGCGATGGTCTTACTACAATCCGGCTTCACCATCCCGCAGATTTTCCTGGTGACGGCAATCCTGAATGCGCTGGTGGCGCTGTACATCTTCACCGTGGTGCCGGAATACCTGGTGCGTTTCGTGGCCTGGATACTGATCCATACCATCCACCGCGTGCATACCGTCAACCGCGACCGCATTCCGGACGAGGGCGCTGCAGTGCTGGTCTGCAATCACGTCAGCTACGTCGATGCGATCGTGATCATGGCGGCTAGCCCGCGGCCTATCCGTTTTGTCATGGACCACCGGATTTTCAAGATCCCGGTGCTGGCCTGGCTGTTCAAGACCGCCAAGGCAATCCCGATTGCGCCGGCCAAGGAGAATCCTGAACTGATGGAACGCGCCTTTGACCAGATCGCTGCCGCGCTGGAAGACGGCGACCTGGTCTGCATTTTCCCGGAAGGCAAACTGACCAGCACCGGCGAAATGAACGAATTCCGCGGCGGCATCAAGAAAATCGTCGAACGCACGCCGGTGCCGGTGATCCCGATGGCCCTGAGCGGTTTGTGGGGCAGCATGTGGACCCGCAGCGCCGGCAATCCTTTCCAGCGCTCGTTCAAGCGCGGCCCGCTGTCTGCTCTGCAGCTGGCGGTGGGCGACGCCGTGGTGCCGGAGCAGGCCACCCCGGAATACCTGCAGCAGCAGGTGCAAGCCTTGCGCGGCGCCTGGCAGTAA
- a CDS encoding ABC transporter permease: MFLQSLRMTRRDWRAGELRFLLIALIVAVASLSAVGFFVDRMRAGLSRDAHQLLGADLLISGDQRISPGWRSEAQRRQLTLADTVVFPSMAIAGEGDSARSQLASLKAVSAGYPLRGSLVVADKLGGADVTTRQIPAEGTVWLDANMLTALNLAVGDPLKLGDRTFTIAKVLVIEPDRGSGFINFAPRVMLSMADLASTNLVQDGSRVTYRLLLAGGPQQVQDFQQWVESDISRENLKGVRIEGLENGRPEMRATLDRGQQFLSLVGLLSALLAAVAVAMAARRFMLRHLDACAMLRCLGLTQNQVTQLYLLEFLLVGLAGSLIGVVLGFGAHFMLLDLLGKFVASDLPPASVMPAVQGLVTGLLLLVGFALPPVLQLRNVPHNRVIRREQDAPQALVLATYLLGTLTFIGLLLWQAGDIKLGLLTALGFLGGFGLFALLGWLALKGSRHVRGLSRHPSWRFALTALQRRPVATIVQIVALSLGLMALLLLTVIRGDLIGAWRQATPVDAPNRFVINIQDDQRADITQRLQAAGIAQPQLFPMIRGRLTQVNDKPITADTYADDRAKRLVDREFNLSTMNQVPAQNTVTAGRWFDDSRAEASVEEGLAKTLNLKLGDKLQFDIAGQLVTAPVTSLRKLEWGSMRVNFFVILNPKLMTEMPQTWITAFNLPDAQINFGNQLTRDFPNLTVVDIGSVIKQIQGVIDQVVAAVEFLFLFTLLSGALVLYAALVGSQDERTREAGLLRALGATRKQLSQSQWIEFALIGSLAGFLAASGAAATGWALAHYVFSFTWTFSPLVWLAGMAIGAACTFAGGWVGLRHVLNQPPLQTLREA; this comes from the coding sequence ATCTTTTTGCAGTCTCTACGCATGACCCGCCGCGACTGGCGCGCGGGCGAATTACGTTTCTTGCTGATAGCACTGATCGTGGCCGTCGCCTCCTTGTCGGCGGTCGGTTTTTTTGTAGACAGGATGCGCGCCGGCCTGAGCCGCGATGCGCACCAGCTGCTGGGCGCCGACCTGCTGATTTCCGGCGACCAGCGCATCAGCCCCGGCTGGCGCAGCGAGGCGCAGCGGCGCCAGCTGACCCTGGCCGACACGGTGGTATTCCCCAGCATGGCCATTGCCGGCGAAGGCGACAGCGCCAGGTCGCAGCTGGCTTCGCTGAAAGCCGTCAGCGCCGGTTATCCGCTGCGCGGCAGCCTGGTGGTCGCGGACAAGCTGGGCGGGGCCGATGTAACTACCCGGCAGATTCCCGCCGAAGGTACGGTATGGCTGGACGCCAACATGCTGACGGCGCTCAACCTGGCCGTGGGCGATCCGCTCAAGCTGGGCGACCGTACTTTCACGATAGCGAAAGTCCTGGTGATCGAGCCTGACCGCGGCAGCGGTTTCATCAACTTCGCGCCGCGCGTGATGCTGTCCATGGCCGACCTGGCTTCCACCAACCTGGTGCAGGACGGCTCGCGCGTGACCTATCGTTTGCTGCTGGCCGGCGGACCGCAGCAAGTGCAGGATTTCCAGCAATGGGTGGAAAGCGACATCAGCCGCGAAAACCTCAAGGGCGTGCGCATCGAGGGCCTGGAAAACGGCCGTCCCGAAATGCGCGCCACGCTCGATCGCGGCCAGCAGTTCCTGTCGCTGGTCGGCCTGTTGTCGGCTTTGCTGGCCGCGGTGGCGGTGGCAATGGCGGCGCGCCGCTTCATGCTGCGCCACCTGGATGCCTGCGCCATGCTGCGCTGCCTCGGTTTGACGCAGAACCAGGTAACGCAACTGTATTTGCTGGAATTCCTGCTGGTCGGACTGGCCGGCAGCCTGATCGGCGTCGTATTGGGTTTCGGCGCGCATTTCATGCTGCTGGATTTGCTGGGCAAGTTTGTCGCCAGCGACTTGCCGCCCGCCAGCGTGATGCCGGCAGTGCAGGGTTTGGTCACCGGCTTGCTGCTGCTGGTCGGTTTTGCCCTGCCGCCGGTCCTGCAGCTGCGCAACGTGCCGCATAACCGCGTGATCCGGCGCGAACAGGATGCGCCGCAAGCGCTGGTGCTGGCGACCTACCTGCTCGGGACGCTGACATTTATCGGCCTGCTGCTGTGGCAGGCGGGCGATATCAAACTGGGCCTGCTGACGGCGCTCGGGTTCCTGGGCGGTTTCGGCTTGTTCGCCTTGCTCGGCTGGCTGGCGTTGAAGGGATCGCGCCATGTGCGCGGCCTGTCGCGCCATCCGAGCTGGCGTTTTGCGCTGACCGCGCTGCAACGGCGGCCGGTGGCCACCATCGTCCAGATCGTCGCTTTGTCGCTGGGCCTGATGGCCTTGCTGCTGCTGACGGTGATCCGCGGCGACCTGATCGGCGCCTGGCGCCAGGCTACGCCGGTCGACGCGCCTAATCGCTTTGTGATCAATATCCAGGACGACCAGCGCGCCGACATCACGCAACGCCTGCAGGCGGCCGGCATCGCCCAGCCGCAGCTGTTCCCGATGATCCGCGGCCGCCTGACCCAGGTCAACGACAAGCCGATCACCGCCGACACCTATGCCGACGACCGCGCCAAGCGGCTGGTCGACCGCGAATTCAACCTGTCCACCATGAACCAGGTGCCGGCGCAGAATACGGTGACCGCCGGCCGCTGGTTTGATGACAGCCGGGCCGAAGCCTCGGTCGAAGAAGGCCTGGCCAAGACCCTGAACCTGAAGCTGGGCGACAAGCTGCAATTCGACATCGCCGGCCAACTGGTGACGGCGCCGGTTACCAGCCTGCGCAAGCTGGAGTGGGGCTCGATGCGCGTGAATTTCTTCGTCATCCTTAATCCCAAACTGATGACCGAGATGCCGCAAACCTGGATCACCGCCTTCAATTTGCCGGATGCGCAAATCAATTTCGGCAACCAGCTGACGCGTGATTTTCCCAACCTGACGGTGGTCGATATCGGCAGCGTCATCAAGCAGATCCAGGGCGTGATCGACCAGGTGGTGGCGGCGGTCGAATTCCTTTTCCTGTTTACCCTGTTGTCCGGCGCGCTGGTGCTGTATGCGGCCCTGGTCGGCTCGCAGGACGAGCGTACCCGCGAAGCCGGCCTGCTACGCGCGCTGGGCGCCACCCGCAAGCAGTTGTCGCAATCGCAATGGATAGAATTCGCCTTGATCGGCAGCCTGGCCGGTTTCCTGGCGGCCAGCGGTGCGGCGGCAACCGGCTGGGCCCTGGCGCACTACGTTTTCAGCTTTACCTGGACCTTCAGCCCACTGGTGTGGCTAGCGGGGATGGCGATCGGCGCCGCCTGCACGTTTGCCGGCGGCTGGGTCGGCCTGCGCCATGTATTGAACCAGCCGCCGCTGCAAACCCTGCGCGAAGCCTGA